In Halopseudomonas xinjiangensis, a single genomic region encodes these proteins:
- a CDS encoding TetR/AcrR family transcriptional regulator yields MPDRPSTPARRQRKSAEQRREDILVAAGKVFAQHGFRCAEVQQIADLAGIGKGTIYRFYTTKDELFKAAVEAAMQRLTGKVDTAIEHYDDPLEQLRAAFRAYIEFFQDHPEVVELFVHERAELRGSKPLYFVYSDARRLRWVGICQKLIDARDCRVTDAELILDALANLAYGSVFASRISGRDDSPDDEAEKLLDLLFHGILGQH; encoded by the coding sequence ATGCCAGACCGACCCAGCACGCCCGCAAGACGCCAGCGCAAATCCGCTGAGCAACGCCGGGAAGACATTCTCGTTGCCGCCGGCAAGGTGTTCGCGCAGCACGGTTTTCGCTGCGCGGAAGTACAGCAGATTGCGGACCTGGCCGGCATCGGCAAGGGCACCATTTACCGGTTTTACACAACCAAGGATGAGTTGTTCAAAGCCGCAGTCGAGGCTGCCATGCAGCGGCTCACGGGCAAGGTCGATACAGCGATCGAGCATTACGATGATCCGCTGGAACAACTGCGTGCTGCGTTTCGCGCCTATATCGAGTTCTTTCAGGATCATCCGGAAGTCGTCGAGCTGTTCGTGCATGAGCGAGCCGAGTTGCGCGGGAGCAAGCCGTTGTATTTCGTTTACTCCGACGCGCGGCGCCTGCGCTGGGTCGGCATATGTCAAAAACTGATCGATGCGCGTGATTGTCGGGTGACCGATGCCGAGCTGATCCTCGATGCGCTTGCCAACCTGGCCTATGGCAGCGTGTTCGCCAGCCGGATATCCGGACGCGACGACTCGCCGGACGACGAGGCCGAGAAACTGCTGGATCTGCTGTTTCACGGCATCCTCGGGCAACACTGA
- a CDS encoding efflux RND transporter periplasmic adaptor subunit, with translation MNLRAIIPALPLRSASRLLGVTTVAVLLGACGGEEQPAQGQNRPAPVVTTQEVQRSDAQMIQEYPARIRGARETEVRARISGVLLERAYQEGAHVEEGDLLFRIDPTPMRIQLKQAEAALANARAEQRQAERDWKRAEQLFERGALSASERDRIRSQLDFAEAGMAQAQAQHDEARLNLSYTEVLAPITGATSLEVLPEGSLLGVGSLLTTVVQQDPVHIIFALPERDAAIQRAARVDDTSLDSHVDILLPDGSVYQRQASVDFTANSIDSATGTITVRAVVDNPDQQLIPGQFVRARVLLRRFEDQILVPTEAVGADARGPNVWVIDSESKAELRPVRTGTVIGDRQVIEEGLQPGDRVVINGQVGLQPGMPVRIAGDEPANAAGRE, from the coding sequence ATGAACTTGCGAGCCATCATTCCCGCGTTACCGCTTCGTTCAGCCTCGCGGCTGCTTGGCGTGACGACCGTCGCAGTCCTGCTCGGTGCGTGCGGCGGCGAGGAGCAGCCGGCCCAGGGGCAGAATCGCCCGGCGCCGGTCGTAACGACGCAGGAAGTGCAGCGTTCGGACGCACAGATGATCCAGGAATACCCGGCGCGGATCCGCGGCGCACGCGAAACGGAAGTGCGCGCGCGCATCTCCGGAGTACTGCTGGAGCGAGCCTATCAGGAAGGCGCGCATGTCGAAGAGGGTGATCTGCTGTTCCGCATCGACCCGACGCCGATGCGTATTCAGCTCAAGCAGGCCGAGGCGGCATTGGCCAATGCTCGTGCGGAGCAACGTCAGGCCGAGCGTGACTGGAAGCGCGCCGAACAATTGTTCGAACGTGGTGCTCTGAGCGCCAGTGAGCGCGATCGGATCCGCTCGCAGCTGGATTTTGCCGAGGCGGGGATGGCTCAGGCACAGGCGCAGCACGATGAGGCCAGGCTGAATCTGTCGTATACCGAAGTCCTCGCTCCGATCACCGGCGCGACCAGCCTGGAAGTGCTGCCCGAAGGCAGCTTGCTGGGCGTAGGCAGTCTGTTGACCACCGTGGTGCAGCAGGATCCGGTGCACATCATCTTCGCCTTGCCCGAACGCGATGCGGCGATTCAGCGCGCTGCACGTGTCGATGACACGTCTCTCGACTCGCACGTCGATATCCTGCTGCCGGATGGTTCGGTCTATCAGCGCCAGGCCAGCGTCGATTTCACCGCCAACAGCATCGACAGCGCCACTGGCACCATCACCGTTCGCGCCGTGGTCGATAATCCCGACCAACAGCTGATCCCGGGCCAGTTCGTTCGCGCCCGCGTGTTGCTGCGTCGGTTTGAAGACCAGATACTGGTGCCGACCGAGGCCGTGGGCGCTGACGCGCGCGGACCCAACGTCTGGGTCATCGACTCAGAATCCAAGGCTGAACTGCGGCCGGTGCGCACCGGCACGGTCATTGGCGATCGACAGGTGATCGAAGAAGGCCTTCAGCCAGGCGATCGCGTGGTGATCAATGGACAGGTTGGCTTGCAGCCCGGCATGCCGGTGCGCATCGCCGGCGACGAGCCGGCCAACGCTGCCGGCCGGGAGTAA
- a CDS encoding efflux RND transporter permease subunit produces MFQFFIDRPIFSTVLSILILIGGGASLWQLPVEQYPEVVPPQIVVQATYPGASAQVIADTVSAPLEQAINGVDDMLYMESYTADSGAMQLTISFRIGTDPDQATINVNNRVQRATAKLPQEVRDLGVSVQARSTSLLQVITLSSETGRMGTLPISNYALLNVLDELVRLPGVGDAALFGAQDYSMRIWLRPDKLAEYGLTPSDVAAALREQNAQFAAGRIGAEPAPDDQAFTFSVSTPGRMVSPEDFERIILRSDADGATLRLGDVARAELGAQSYDFTATFNAKAAVPIGVYTQPGANALDTAAAVREAMADLSGRFPSDLRYDIPYDTTLFIDVSIREVIITFIQALLLVVLVTFLFLQHLKATLIPLVAIPVSLIGTFAGMYLLGFSINLLTLFGLILAIGVVVDNAIIVMENAERLIKEEGLSAYEAASKTMTQVSGAVVGSTLVLVAVFAPVAFLGGLSGELYRQFAITIAVSVMLSGVVALTLSPVMCALLLSREETEPSKYFAWFNNGFDRLTDGFASTVGWMLRHAVVSLVLFIVLIGSTVFMLNRMSGGLVPQEDQGFLITVFQLPPVSALGRTETVRDDLARKVVDMEEVNGITAFAGFDILNRGLKTNTGVGFVTLIDWDERPGPEHGVEAVAGRIMGLGAGIQEANVMAFAPPPIRGLSLTGGVEGYLQVRGNSDPVKLKEEADKLLAAARERPELTNVRAAVNVGVPRFEAKVDWDKAKAMGIAINDIFTTMRSTFGALYVNDFTLQGRNWQVNMQAEGEFRSNPDDLRRVFVRSGSGELVPLSTIVTLEQTQGIDSVSRFNMYQATKITADPAPGYNTAAALAAIQEVGAEALGGQAQLGWIGEAYQIVDAASAGGIAFALGIIMVFLILAAQYERWSLPLAVATAIPFGVFGAVIASMLRGFPNDIYFQVGLLVLIGLAAKNAILIVEFAAQNRKEGMEPFDAALTAARQRFRAIMMTALTFIIGSLPLAFSSGAGAVSRQEIGTVVVGGMIAASTLALIFVPVFYMVLEQRGFRRKA; encoded by the coding sequence ATGTTCCAGTTCTTCATTGATCGCCCGATCTTCTCCACCGTTCTGTCGATCCTGATTCTGATTGGCGGTGGTGCGTCGCTATGGCAGTTACCCGTCGAGCAATATCCGGAGGTCGTTCCGCCGCAGATCGTTGTACAGGCGACCTATCCAGGTGCCAGCGCGCAGGTCATCGCCGACACGGTGTCGGCCCCGCTCGAGCAGGCCATCAACGGCGTAGACGACATGTTGTACATGGAGTCGTATACCGCTGACTCCGGTGCCATGCAGCTGACCATTTCCTTTCGTATCGGGACCGATCCGGACCAGGCGACCATCAACGTCAACAACCGCGTCCAGCGGGCAACGGCCAAGCTGCCGCAAGAGGTGCGAGACCTGGGCGTATCGGTCCAGGCGCGTTCGACCTCGCTGTTGCAGGTCATTACGCTGTCCTCGGAAACCGGGCGCATGGGCACGCTGCCGATCAGCAACTACGCTCTGCTCAACGTGCTGGACGAGCTGGTACGTTTACCCGGGGTAGGCGACGCGGCACTGTTCGGCGCGCAGGACTATTCCATGCGCATCTGGCTGCGGCCGGACAAGCTCGCCGAGTATGGCCTGACCCCGAGCGATGTGGCGGCGGCGCTACGTGAGCAGAACGCCCAGTTTGCTGCCGGTCGGATCGGTGCCGAGCCGGCGCCGGACGATCAGGCGTTCACCTTCAGCGTCAGCACGCCAGGGCGCATGGTGTCGCCGGAGGACTTCGAGCGGATCATTCTGCGCAGCGACGCAGATGGCGCCACGCTACGCCTCGGTGACGTCGCTCGCGCCGAGCTGGGTGCGCAGAGCTACGACTTCACCGCAACGTTCAATGCCAAGGCAGCGGTGCCGATCGGCGTCTACACCCAGCCGGGTGCCAATGCGCTGGACACGGCTGCAGCGGTTCGTGAGGCCATGGCTGACCTGTCCGGACGCTTCCCGTCGGACCTGCGCTACGACATCCCCTACGACACCACTCTGTTTATCGACGTGTCGATTCGGGAGGTGATCATCACCTTCATTCAGGCTCTGCTGTTGGTGGTATTGGTCACGTTCCTGTTCCTGCAGCATTTGAAGGCGACGCTCATTCCACTCGTGGCGATTCCGGTTTCGCTGATCGGTACATTCGCGGGCATGTATCTGCTGGGCTTTTCGATCAACCTGTTGACGCTGTTCGGGTTGATTCTGGCCATCGGTGTGGTGGTCGACAACGCCATCATCGTCATGGAGAACGCCGAACGACTGATCAAGGAAGAAGGTCTGTCGGCATATGAAGCGGCCAGCAAGACCATGACGCAGGTATCGGGTGCGGTAGTCGGTTCGACCCTGGTTCTGGTGGCGGTGTTCGCGCCGGTAGCCTTTCTCGGCGGCTTGAGTGGTGAGCTTTACCGCCAGTTCGCCATCACCATTGCTGTGTCGGTGATGCTCTCCGGTGTAGTCGCGCTGACGCTGAGCCCGGTCATGTGCGCGTTGCTGTTGAGCCGGGAGGAAACCGAGCCTTCGAAGTACTTCGCCTGGTTCAACAACGGCTTCGACCGGCTGACGGATGGTTTCGCCTCCACCGTCGGTTGGATGTTGCGGCATGCAGTCGTGTCGCTGGTGCTGTTCATCGTCCTGATCGGCTCGACTGTCTTCATGCTCAATCGCATGTCTGGCGGCCTGGTGCCGCAAGAAGACCAGGGTTTCCTGATCACGGTGTTTCAACTACCACCGGTTTCTGCACTGGGCCGGACCGAAACCGTACGAGACGACCTGGCACGGAAGGTCGTCGATATGGAAGAGGTCAATGGCATCACTGCGTTTGCCGGTTTCGACATCCTCAACCGCGGGTTGAAGACCAACACCGGGGTGGGTTTCGTAACGCTGATTGACTGGGACGAACGGCCCGGTCCGGAGCACGGCGTAGAGGCCGTCGCCGGTCGCATCATGGGCCTCGGTGCCGGGATCCAGGAAGCAAACGTCATGGCCTTCGCGCCGCCGCCCATCCGAGGCTTGTCGCTCACCGGAGGCGTGGAGGGGTATCTGCAGGTTCGCGGGAACAGTGACCCGGTGAAACTCAAGGAGGAGGCCGACAAGCTTCTCGCCGCCGCTCGCGAGCGTCCGGAGCTGACCAATGTTCGAGCCGCAGTGAATGTCGGCGTGCCTCGTTTCGAAGCCAAGGTGGACTGGGACAAGGCCAAGGCGATGGGCATCGCCATCAACGATATCTTCACGACCATGCGTAGCACTTTCGGCGCGCTGTACGTCAATGACTTCACTCTGCAGGGTCGTAACTGGCAGGTGAACATGCAGGCCGAAGGCGAGTTCCGGAGCAACCCCGACGATCTGCGTCGCGTCTTCGTGCGCTCCGGCAGCGGCGAGCTGGTTCCGCTCAGCACCATCGTTACCCTCGAGCAGACCCAGGGCATCGACAGCGTCAGCCGCTTCAATATGTACCAGGCGACCAAGATCACCGCCGACCCTGCGCCCGGGTACAACACGGCCGCGGCGCTGGCCGCCATACAGGAGGTTGGCGCTGAGGCTCTGGGTGGTCAGGCACAGCTCGGCTGGATTGGTGAGGCCTACCAAATCGTCGACGCCGCTTCGGCAGGGGGCATCGCTTTCGCTCTGGGGATCATCATGGTGTTCCTGATTCTGGCCGCGCAGTACGAGCGCTGGAGTCTGCCGCTGGCGGTCGCCACAGCGATTCCCTTCGGTGTCTTCGGGGCGGTGATCGCTTCCATGCTGCGCGGCTTCCCCAACGATATCTATTTCCAGGTAGGGCTACTGGTGTTGATCGGTCTGGCTGCGAAAAACGCGATCCTCATCGTCGAGTTCGCCGCACAGAACCGCAAGGAGGGTATGGAGCCCTTCGATGCCGCTCTGACAGCCGCTCGCCAGCGCTTCAGGGCGATCATGATGACTGCCCTGACCTTCATCATTGGCAGCCTGCCGCTGGCGTTTAGCAGCGGTGCCGGGGCGGTGAGCCGGCAGGAGATTGGTACTGTGGTGGTCGGCGGGATGATTGCGGCGAGTACGCTGGCGTTGATTTTCGTACCGGTGTTCTACATGGTGCTGGAGCAGCGCGGCTTCAGGCGCAAGGCCTGA
- a CDS encoding S9 family peptidase: protein MPPVARRDAASDPYAWLEQRDHPDVVAYLQAENEHTEAWLANHKDRREDLFNEIRGRIRETDLSLPSIWQGWLYYQRTEAGAEYPRYYRCRQSEPYSLEVDAASEMLLLDLNELAGEGFLQLGDFAISPDQRWLGYSLDRQGDEIYTLYLKELATGDILTLPLERADGSMTWANDSSTLFAVSMDEASRPSTLWRLSRSEAPQQVYHEADQRFLLHVYRSSSEEWLLAGSHSKNTSEIRLLAADQPTGEWRLISERKTGHEYHVDHGPDGLVIRSNDAGENFALYSADPLQPERAAWTLLRDVDPGRTLEDFSLQQKALVLHYRDQGLVLLEVQPCTGEAYPLRMPDAVYNLRVQGGEDYDSERLRIRYESLNRPAEIRALRLATGEQSVLKRTPVEGTFSADDYRVARHWATAPDGTRVPVSLVGRPEAFERPAPLYLYGYGSYGASMDPWFSHARLSLLDRGWIFAIAHIRGGADMGEAWYLAGKLEHKHNTFTDFIACAEELLDSKVTDRDRLVIAGGSAGGLLIGNVINQRPELFAAGVADVPFVDVWNTMNNPDLPLTIGEYEEWGDPNEPEVAERIKGYAPYEQVKSQAYPALFVTAGYHDMRVQYWEAAKWVAKLRYMKTDQNPLLLRTQMAAGHGGASGRYQAIRELAEEYSFVLAMIPGWTQPKS from the coding sequence ATGCCACCTGTAGCCCGCCGTGACGCAGCATCCGATCCGTACGCTTGGCTGGAGCAGCGCGACCACCCCGACGTCGTTGCCTACCTGCAGGCAGAGAACGAGCACACCGAGGCCTGGCTGGCTAACCACAAGGACCGGCGGGAAGACTTGTTCAACGAGATTCGCGGGCGCATCCGTGAAACCGACCTGTCGCTACCATCCATCTGGCAGGGTTGGTTGTACTACCAGCGTACCGAGGCCGGTGCCGAGTACCCACGTTATTACCGTTGTCGGCAAAGCGAACCGTATAGCCTGGAGGTTGATGCGGCCAGCGAGATGCTGTTGCTTGACCTCAACGAACTGGCCGGCGAGGGATTCCTGCAGCTGGGCGATTTTGCCATCAGTCCCGACCAGCGCTGGCTCGGTTACAGTCTCGACCGCCAGGGGGACGAGATATACACGCTGTATCTGAAGGAGCTGGCCACAGGCGATATTCTCACGTTACCACTCGAACGCGCGGATGGCAGCATGACCTGGGCGAACGACAGCAGCACGCTGTTCGCCGTGAGCATGGATGAGGCGTCGCGGCCGAGTACATTGTGGCGCCTCAGCCGAAGCGAAGCTCCACAGCAGGTCTATCACGAGGCCGACCAGCGTTTCCTGCTGCACGTGTATCGCAGTAGCTCCGAGGAATGGCTGCTGGCGGGCAGTCACAGCAAGAACACCAGCGAAATCCGTTTGCTCGCCGCCGATCAGCCGACTGGCGAGTGGCGGCTGATCAGCGAGCGGAAAACCGGCCACGAGTACCATGTCGACCACGGTCCGGACGGCCTGGTCATCCGCAGCAACGATGCCGGTGAAAACTTCGCCTTGTACAGTGCCGATCCGTTGCAACCCGAGCGGGCAGCCTGGACGCTTCTCCGCGACGTCGATCCCGGGCGTACGCTGGAAGACTTCTCGCTCCAGCAAAAGGCGCTGGTGCTGCACTACCGCGATCAGGGACTGGTCCTGCTCGAGGTACAGCCCTGTACGGGCGAAGCCTACCCGCTGCGCATGCCTGACGCGGTCTACAATTTACGCGTCCAGGGCGGCGAAGACTACGACAGTGAAAGGCTACGGATCCGTTATGAGTCGCTCAACCGGCCCGCAGAGATCCGAGCGCTGCGCCTGGCTACGGGAGAGCAGTCGGTACTCAAGCGTACACCTGTCGAAGGGACGTTCAGCGCGGACGATTACCGGGTAGCGCGCCACTGGGCTACCGCGCCAGACGGCACCCGGGTGCCCGTCAGCCTGGTTGGTCGGCCGGAAGCGTTCGAGCGACCCGCTCCGCTGTATCTGTATGGGTATGGTTCCTACGGCGCCAGTATGGATCCCTGGTTCTCCCACGCCCGGCTTTCGCTACTCGACCGCGGCTGGATCTTCGCTATCGCCCATATCCGCGGCGGCGCAGACATGGGCGAAGCCTGGTATCTGGCTGGCAAGCTGGAACACAAGCACAACACCTTTACTGATTTCATCGCATGCGCCGAAGAGCTGCTGGACAGCAAGGTCACCGACCGCGATCGCCTGGTTATCGCCGGCGGAAGCGCAGGCGGCTTGCTGATCGGTAACGTCATCAACCAGCGTCCGGAACTATTCGCCGCCGGGGTTGCCGACGTTCCCTTCGTCGACGTGTGGAACACCATGAACAACCCTGACCTGCCGTTGACGATCGGTGAGTACGAAGAATGGGGCGATCCGAACGAGCCGGAGGTGGCCGAGCGGATCAAAGGCTACGCACCCTACGAGCAGGTGAAATCGCAAGCCTACCCTGCCCTGTTCGTCACAGCCGGCTACCACGACATGCGAGTGCAGTACTGGGAGGCAGCGAAGTGGGTAGCGAAGCTGCGTTACATGAAAACCGACCAGAACCCGTTGCTGTTGAGAACCCAGATGGCCGCGGGTCACGGTGGTGCGAGTGGCCGCTATCAGGCGATCCGGGAGCTGGCGGAAGAGTACAGCTTCGTTCTGGCGATGATCCCCGGCTGGACACAGCCGAAGAGCTGA
- a CDS encoding MFS transporter encodes MFNEQEYQIVWMIYLAAAAGALLVWWRMTRWIRWWFVREPLVIAMAVLLFTPSRVEPLQPELAPAFIVWLLDTLFATGSNQARMLGDLALTMAVALVAYAGLACLRAAWQYWRGRNGEHEGGGRTSNPTA; translated from the coding sequence ATGTTCAACGAGCAGGAATACCAGATCGTATGGATGATCTATCTCGCCGCGGCGGCTGGAGCGTTGCTGGTCTGGTGGCGCATGACGCGCTGGATTCGCTGGTGGTTTGTTCGTGAGCCCTTGGTCATTGCTATGGCCGTGTTGCTGTTTACACCGTCTCGGGTCGAACCGCTACAACCGGAATTGGCACCGGCCTTCATCGTTTGGCTGCTGGACACGCTATTCGCGACGGGCAGCAATCAGGCTCGCATGCTGGGCGATCTGGCCCTGACGATGGCGGTGGCGCTGGTGGCGTATGCAGGCCTGGCGTGCTTGAGAGCGGCCTGGCAATACTGGAGGGGTCGAAACGGGGAGCACGAAGGTGGCGGCCGGACGTCGAATCCGACCGCCTGA
- a CDS encoding TetR/AcrR family transcriptional regulator: MESNQSQKTNDSLRLTVFRAAEAIVSELGASQLSFASLSERTGTDEATLRGMFPDREALLVAMIEHRLERFRVRWGAYESVLPDEPMRELKALLLSNLSESSEEKNLDSAIFAAAASDPALLQTTADDVQGLFDILAKSPLGLAQASILFFSVRGYRLFEQIGICPMTDEQRTEFQEQIMRLARTLYEQGKEQ; the protein is encoded by the coding sequence GTGGAAAGCAATCAATCACAAAAGACCAATGATTCTCTTCGGCTGACGGTCTTCCGAGCCGCCGAAGCCATCGTCAGCGAGCTGGGTGCATCACAGCTCAGCTTCGCCAGTTTGAGCGAGCGTACCGGTACCGACGAAGCGACCTTGCGCGGTATGTTTCCGGATCGCGAGGCGTTACTCGTTGCGATGATCGAGCACCGCCTGGAACGCTTCCGCGTTCGCTGGGGCGCCTATGAAAGCGTCCTGCCGGACGAGCCAATGCGCGAATTGAAGGCGCTATTGCTGAGCAACCTCAGCGAATCCAGCGAAGAAAAGAACCTCGACTCGGCCATATTCGCTGCAGCGGCAAGCGATCCGGCGCTGCTGCAAACGACCGCCGATGATGTTCAGGGCTTGTTCGACATTCTGGCCAAGTCCCCGCTTGGCCTTGCTCAGGCGAGCATTCTGTTTTTCTCTGTACGCGGTTACCGCCTGTTCGAGCAGATCGGTATCTGCCCGATGACCGACGAACAGCGTACCGAATTTCAGGAACAGATCATGCGCCTGGCCCGGACCCTGTACGAGCAGGGCAAAGAGCAATAA
- a CDS encoding cold-shock protein: MATGTVKWFNDTKGFGFITPDGGGDDLFAHFSEIKVQGFKSLAENQKVSFDITTGPKGKQAANIQII; the protein is encoded by the coding sequence ATGGCAACTGGTACAGTTAAGTGGTTCAACGACACTAAAGGCTTCGGCTTCATTACTCCGGACGGCGGCGGTGACGATCTGTTTGCCCACTTCTCCGAGATCAAGGTTCAGGGCTTCAAGTCCCTTGCCGAGAACCAGAAGGTGTCTTTCGACATCACTACTGGTCCGAAGGGCAAGCAAGCTGCGAACATTCAGATCATCTAA
- the aceK gene encoding bifunctional isocitrate dehydrogenase kinase/phosphatase gives MSNSYERIAQHIIDGFDDYRKRFRQLTLGARARFEQARWIDIQDASTARINLYEECVDLTADSLGSVDAEHTSMQVESWPGIRQAYIDLIDQRFDGELAETWFNSIFCRLHQHDEISDQTMFVHSTRPLTRPPSHIPLTRGFISGGSLDDLARQILDEFAFEVPWEDYARDRQLVVDQLKQGLPDWAQLDSDLTAEMIQSVFYRNKGAYLVGRLLSHGEQWPFVLALVHKENQGISVDTLITDESEVSIIFSFTRSYFMVDAPVPCEVVGFIKRLLPGKHIAELYTAIGFYKQGKSEFYRSLIDHLANNEDRFMMAPGVRGMVMSVFTLPGFSTVFKIIKDRFAPSKNIERSTVIEKYRLVKRHDRVGRMADTQEFSDFRFPRDKFEPECLAELLEVAASTVIEEGDVILIRHCWTERRMIPLNIYLENASETQTREALYDYGKSIKELAAANIFPGDMLLKNFGVTRHGRVVFYDYDEISYLTEVNFRHIPEPMYPEQEMSGEPWYSVGPNDVFPEEFPVFLFADIKHRRLFISMHGELFDADYWKGMQDKIRAGLIIDVYPYRRSKPARNEP, from the coding sequence ATGTCCAACAGCTACGAACGCATTGCCCAACACATCATCGACGGCTTCGACGATTACCGGAAACGCTTTCGCCAGCTGACCCTGGGCGCTCGGGCTCGCTTCGAGCAGGCGCGCTGGATCGACATTCAGGATGCCTCGACCGCCCGCATCAATCTTTACGAAGAGTGTGTAGACCTGACCGCTGACAGCCTCGGCTCTGTCGACGCTGAACACACCAGCATGCAAGTGGAAAGCTGGCCTGGGATTCGGCAGGCGTATATCGATCTGATCGATCAGCGTTTCGACGGTGAGCTGGCTGAAACCTGGTTCAACTCGATTTTCTGTCGCCTGCATCAGCACGACGAGATCAGCGACCAGACCATGTTCGTACATAGCACCAGACCGCTGACACGGCCGCCGTCGCATATTCCGCTGACCCGAGGCTTCATCTCCGGCGGATCGCTGGACGACTTGGCCAGACAGATCCTCGACGAATTCGCCTTCGAGGTGCCCTGGGAAGACTATGCCCGCGACCGTCAGTTGGTGGTCGATCAGCTCAAGCAGGGTCTGCCCGACTGGGCACAGCTCGACAGCGACCTGACCGCAGAGATGATTCAATCGGTGTTCTATCGCAACAAGGGAGCCTACCTGGTCGGGCGACTGCTTAGCCACGGCGAGCAGTGGCCTTTCGTGCTGGCGCTGGTTCATAAGGAAAATCAGGGTATCAGCGTCGACACGCTGATTACCGACGAGTCGGAAGTCTCGATCATCTTCTCGTTCACCCGCTCCTATTTCATGGTCGATGCACCGGTGCCGTGCGAAGTGGTCGGCTTCATAAAGCGTCTGCTGCCGGGCAAGCACATTGCCGAACTGTATACCGCGATTGGCTTCTACAAGCAGGGCAAGTCCGAATTCTATCGTTCGCTGATCGACCACCTGGCGAACAACGAGGACCGCTTCATGATGGCGCCAGGTGTGCGCGGTATGGTCATGAGCGTGTTCACTCTCCCCGGCTTCAGCACGGTGTTCAAGATCATCAAGGACCGCTTCGCGCCGTCCAAGAACATCGAACGCTCGACCGTCATCGAAAAATACCGACTGGTGAAGCGACACGACCGGGTCGGACGCATGGCCGACACCCAGGAGTTTTCGGACTTTCGTTTCCCGCGCGACAAGTTCGAGCCGGAGTGCCTGGCGGAGCTACTGGAGGTCGCTGCCTCGACCGTGATCGAAGAAGGCGACGTGATCCTGATTCGTCACTGCTGGACCGAGCGTCGCATGATCCCGCTCAACATCTATCTGGAAAACGCCAGCGAGACGCAAACCCGCGAGGCCCTCTATGACTATGGCAAGTCAATCAAGGAACTCGCCGCAGCCAATATCTTCCCCGGCGACATGCTGCTGAAGAACTTTGGCGTGACCCGACACGGTCGGGTGGTGTTCTACGACTACGATGAGATCAGCTACCTCACGGAAGTGAATTTCCGACACATTCCCGAGCCCATGTACCCGGAACAGGAGATGTCGGGGGAGCCCTGGTATTCCGTCGGCCCGAACGATGTGTTCCCTGAAGAGTTTCCGGTGTTCCTCTTCGCGGATATCAAGCATCGCCGGCTGTTCATCAGCATGCATGGCGAACTGTTCGATGCCGACTACTGGAAAGGCATGCAGGACAAGATTCGCGCCGGCCTGATCATCGATGTGTACCCGTACAGGCGCTCTAAACCGGCACGAAACGAGCCGTAA
- the cysK gene encoding cysteine synthase A: MTRIFADNSQSIGNTPLVRINRLAPKGVTILAKIEGRNPAYSVKCRIGASMVWDAESAGRLKPGMTIVEPTSGNTGIGLAFVAASRGYKLILTMPASMSLERRKVLKALGAELVLTEPAKGMKGAIEKARELADSDPEQFLLLQQFENPSNPAIHEKTTGPEIWNDTDGAVDVLVAGVGTGGTITGVSRYIKQTQGKNILSVAVEPVSSPVITQAMAGDEIKPSPHKIQGIGAGFVPKNLDLDMVDRVEQVTDDESKEVALRLMREEGILCGISGGAAMAAAVRLAQDPAMQNKTIVVVLPDSGERYLSTMLFSDLFSEQENVQ; encoded by the coding sequence ATGACCCGCATCTTCGCCGACAATTCCCAATCGATCGGCAATACCCCTCTGGTCCGCATCAACCGACTCGCGCCCAAGGGCGTGACCATCCTGGCCAAGATCGAAGGCCGTAATCCCGCCTACTCGGTGAAATGCCGTATTGGCGCAAGCATGGTATGGGATGCAGAGTCGGCCGGCCGGCTCAAGCCTGGCATGACGATTGTCGAGCCGACGTCCGGGAACACCGGCATCGGCCTGGCTTTCGTCGCGGCCAGCCGTGGTTACAAGCTTATCCTGACCATGCCGGCCTCGATGAGTCTCGAGCGGCGCAAGGTGCTGAAGGCGCTGGGTGCCGAACTGGTGCTTACCGAGCCGGCCAAGGGCATGAAAGGCGCCATCGAAAAAGCCCGCGAGCTCGCCGACAGCGATCCCGAGCAGTTTCTGCTGCTTCAGCAGTTTGAAAACCCGTCCAACCCGGCCATCCACGAGAAGACCACCGGACCGGAGATCTGGAACGATACTGACGGCGCGGTCGACGTACTGGTTGCAGGCGTCGGCACCGGCGGCACCATTACCGGCGTTTCCCGCTATATAAAGCAGACTCAGGGCAAGAACATTCTCTCGGTCGCCGTAGAGCCGGTCAGTTCTCCAGTCATTACCCAGGCCATGGCGGGCGACGAGATCAAGCCCAGCCCCCACAAGATTCAAGGCATCGGCGCAGGTTTCGTGCCGAAGAATCTCGATCTCGACATGGTCGACCGGGTCGAACAGGTCACCGATGACGAGTCCAAGGAAGTGGCGCTGCGTCTGATGCGCGAAGAAGGCATTCTCTGCGGCATTTCAGGTGGTGCGGCGATGGCGGCTGCTGTCCGCCTGGCGCAGGATCCGGCCATGCAGAACAAAACCATCGTCGTCGTGCTTCCGGATTCCGGCGAGCGCTACCTCTCGACGATGCTGTTCTCTGACCTGTTCAGCGAACAGGAAAACGTGCAGTAA